A genomic region of Amphiura filiformis chromosome 6, Afil_fr2py, whole genome shotgun sequence contains the following coding sequences:
- the LOC140154681 gene encoding uncharacterized protein: protein MAILDFAKAFDKVPHERLLGKLDHHGIRGSLLKWIGHFLTKRTQKVQREAIKTLGGNNDITILPADKGRCTVVLDKTEYHSKVCALLNDTKTYEPLKRDPTSGYRKKVIDCLQNLEKSEVIDRNLYHKLYPGESIPKFYGLPKIHKPHAPLRPIVSCVDSVTYNVAKHIAYIIGPLVGKSKHHIVNSQDFVNKVCDIHLDDNETITSYDVSALFTCVPPKEAVNCVREFLRKDNTLKERTDLSPDQVCEVLELCLNTTYFVYDGKFYRQRHGCAMGSPVSPIVVNLFMEQFEQLALTSYAGTPPSHWYRYVDDTWVKLRKDQLAPFYDHINNVNEHIKFTQEELKDNKLAFLDCLVTVQSDGSLETSVYRKNTHTDQYLLFESHHPLVHKLGVIRTLFHRANTIPSSEDAKEQEREHLQKALNLCGYRNWTFHKALAQTKSTDETAPARKTRDA from the exons ATGGCCATCCTAGATTTTGCCAAAGCATTTGACAAGGTCCCACATGAGAGACTCCTTGGCAAACTTGATCACCATGGTATCAGAGGATCTCtgttgaaatggattggacacTTCTTGACTAAAAGAACTCAGAAGGTG CAACGAGAAGCTATCAAAACCCTTGGTGGAAATAATGACATCACTATTTTACCAGCGGACAAGGGTAGGTGCACTGTTGTGTTAGATAAGACTGAATATCATAGCAAGGTGTGTGCACTGCTAAATGATACCAAGACTTACGAGCCACTGAAGCGTGACCCCACTAGTGGATATCGTAAGAAAGTGATAGACTGTCTCCAAAACCTTGAAAAATCTGAGGTTATTGATCGCAACTTGTATCACAAATTGTACCCGGGCGAGTCGATACCCAAGTTCTACGGTCTGCCGAAGATCCATAAACCGCATGCTCCGTTGAGACCTATAGTTAGCTGCGTGGACTCGGTGACTTATAATGTAGCAAAACACATCGCTTATATTATTGGACCGCTGGTTGGGAAATCCAAACATCACATTGTCAACTCCCAGGATTTTGTTAACAAAGTGTGTGACATTCATTTGGATGACAACGAGACAATAACTTCGTATGACGTTTCAGCGTTGTTTACATGCGTACCACCTAAGGAAGCGGTGAACTGTGTTCGCGAATTCTTAAGGAAGGATAATACCCTAAAGGAGCGGACAGACCTCAGTCCGGATCAAGTTTGTGAAGTTCTTGAATTATGTCTGAACACGACCTACTTTGTCTACGATGGCAAGTTCTACAGACAACGCCATGGTTGCGCAATGGGATCACCAGTATCACCGATTGTCGTAAACTTgtttatggaacagtttgaacAGTTGGCCCTTACATCGTATGCTGGTACCCCCCCTTCGCACTGGTATCGTTATGTTGATGACACTTGGGTGAAGCTACGTAAAGATCAACTAGCCCCTTTCTACGATCATATCAACAATGTCAATGAACATATCAAGTTCACGCAGGAAGAACTGAAAGACAACAAACTTGCGTTTCTAGACTGTTTGGTTACAGTGCAAAGCGATGGCAGCCTAGAAACATCGGTATACCGCAAGAACACGCACACAGATCAGTATCTGTTGTTTGAATCACACCACCCATTGGTGCACAAACTGGGTGTAATACGCACTTTATTTCATAGAGCGAACACTATTCCCTCTAGTGAGGACGCGAAGGAACAGGAACGGGAACATCTACAAAAAGCACTGAACCTTTGCGGTTACCGTAATTGGACCTTTCACAAAGCACTCGCTCAGACCAAATCTACCGACGAAACCGCTCCCGCACGTAAGACTCGGGATGCATGA
- the LOC140155737 gene encoding neurotrypsin-like gives MGIADSVKKKGTAYKKSHTMTCQKLICLVAAAIIIIGVSICVGSVGTFYGNMAASNGAIVQCPLVQNSFANNITFSSPTVHHFPNSDDVTILYSMNGQETTIPLSSNQHSLGEFTEGSTMITLTAMDSVGNRVACHFTYTRTPIPVIVCPSPDKNGSASISFDSPVLRNFPNPERVNISYSKSGKLIVTLPVTSPQHELDDFDVGTTMVTAVASDSRIFISCEFEYIRIPVMQCRDSLSSTSISLSIPTPTTNFVVTSSYYYFRKGVLSAVAPSSAYLLYFDRGHSTEITISATDSLGNSATCSFTFNVTSAESGSASFRLVGGHNIYEGRVEVYHDGVWGTVCDDSWDTDDAIVVCRRLGFPYQDVLSRSLAYFGQGSGKIWLDNVACFGTETYLYSCDHPGWGVEDCGHEQDAGVICTDGEYSTSRRHIRLVDGSNPNEGRVEVHYNGIWGTVCHGSWDVSDAIVVCRQLGLPYGAVKAYRSSHFGGGTGEIWMNNVKCRGTEAYLSDCAHHGWGATSSYCDSHNSDAGVICTDGFNYVRLEGGINTHQGRVEVLHNGVWGTVCSDSWDTTNARVVCRQLGLPYDAAVSVTDAKFGPGTGEIWMDNVNCDGSEDHIGNCGHNGWSTHNCTHNRDAGVICK, from the exons ATGGGAATAGCAGATTCGGTCAAAAAGAAAG GGACAGCATACAAGAAATCACATACTATGACCTGCCAGAAGTTGATTTGTTTGGTGGCAGCTGCGATCATAATAATTGGTGTTAGCATCTGTGTTGGTAGTGTTGGAACCTTCTACGGAAATATGGCAGCATCAAATG GAGCAATCGTACAATGTCCTTTGGTGCAAAACTCTTTCGCGAATAACATTACTTTCAGCAGTCCAACTGTTCATCACTTCCCAAACTCAGACGACGTAACCATTTTGTATTCAATGAATGGGCAAGAAACAACGATACCGTTATCTTCAAATCAACACAGTCTAGGAGAGTTTACAGAAGGATCAACAATGATAACACTCACAGCAATGGATTCAGTTGGCAATCGTGTAGCATGTCACTTTACATACACACGTACGCCAA TTCCTGTTATAGTGTGTCCATCACCCGACAAAAATGGAAGTGCTTCCATCAGCTTTGACAGTCCAGTACTAAGAAACTTTCCGAATCCAGAACGCGTAAACATTTCCTATTCTAAAAGTGGCAAATTAATAGTTACTTTACCTGTGACATCACCACAGCATGAATTAGATGATTTTGACGTTGGAACAACTATGGTAACAGCGGTGGCATCTGACAGTAGGATCTTCATTTCCTGCGAATTTGAATATATACGCATTCCAG TCATGCAATGCCGTGATTCCCTCAGTTCCACATCAATTTCATTGTCCATACCAACACCAACAACAAATTTCGTCGTGACAAGTTCTTATTATTACTTCCGAAAAGGTGTATTGTCTGCCGTCGCCCCTTCTTCAGCCTATTTGCTGTATTTCGATCGTGGACACTCGACTGAGATAACTATTTCAGCAACAGATTCACTGGGGAATAGTGCTACTTGTTCGTTTACATTCAATGTAACGTCTGCCGAATCAGGTTCAG CTTCTTTCCGATTGGTAGGAGGACATAATATATACGAGGGAAGAGTGGAGGTATACCACGATGGTGTCTGGGGTACAGTGTGTGATGACTCATGGGATACAGATGATGCGATAGTTGTCTGCCGCCGTTTGGGATTTCCTTATCAAGACGTTTTATCAAGAAGCTTGGCATACTTTGGTCAAGGATCTGGAAAGATATGGCTAGACAATGTTGCCTGTTTTGGAACAGAGACATATCTGTATAGTTGTGATCACCCTGGATGGGGGGTTGAAGATTGTGGACATGAGCAAGATGCAGGAGTCATTTGTACAGATG GTGAGTATTCGACGAGTAGACGACATATTCGGTTAGTTGATGGAAGCAATCCCAATGAAGGTCGTGTTGAGGTCCACTATAATGGAATCTGGGGTACAGTGTGTCACGGATCTTGGGATGTATCTGATGCAATAGTCGTCTGTCGGCAGCTCGGACTCCCTTATGGTGCAGTAAAAGCTTATCGAAGTTCTCATTTCGGAGGAGGAACGGGTGAAATCTGGATGAATAATGTAAAGTGCAGAGGAACTGAAGCTTACCTAAGTGACTGTGCTCATCATGGTTGGGGAGCAACATCGTCTTATTGTGATTCCCACAATTCCGATGCAGGAGTCATTTGTACAGATG GTTTCAATTATGTCCGGTTGGAAGGTGGAATAAACACACACCAAGGACGGGTAGAAGTTCTTCATAATGGAGTCTGGGGGACAGTCTGCAGCGATTCATGGGATACCACTAATGCCCGTGTTGTATGTCGTCAACTTGGCCTCCCATATGATGCTGCCGTATCTGTCACTGATGCAAAGTTTGGTCCAGGTACTGGAGAGATATGGATGGATAATGTCAACTGTGATGGGTCTGAAGATCACATTGGCAACTGTGGGCATAATGGGTGGAGTACACATAATTGTACACACAATAGGGATGCTGGCGTTATTTGCAAGTAA